From the genome of Arthrobacter alpinus, one region includes:
- the rpsF gene encoding 30S ribosomal protein S6, translating into MRPYELMVIIDPDVDERTVESSLQKFLNVITNDGGTIEKVDIWGRRRLAYEIQKKAEGIYAVVNFTAAPATAQELDRQLSLNETILRTKITRPEEQKVVAE; encoded by the coding sequence ATGCGTCCTTACGAATTGATGGTAATCATCGACCCCGATGTCGATGAGCGTACCGTAGAGTCGTCGCTTCAGAAGTTCCTTAATGTCATCACCAACGATGGTGGAACCATCGAAAAGGTTGACATCTGGGGCCGTCGCCGTCTGGCGTACGAGATCCAGAAGAAGGCTGAAGGTATCTACGCCGTAGTGAACTTCACTGCTGCTCCTGCTACCGCTCAGGAACTTGACCGCCAGTTGAGCCTCAATGAGACTATCTTGCGCACCAAGATCACCCGTCCGGAAGAGCAGAAAGTAGTAGCCGAGTAA
- a CDS encoding LysR family transcriptional regulator, with protein MEIGQLRALREVQARGSIAAAALALHVTASSVSQQLSALQRKAGTPLTYKLGRRTALTPAGLALCRATVEVEVALARADAAVDSFKDSVGEPVRVAAFHSAGLAFFGPLEARLADDAGTSLRLYDQDVAQDEFVALTADYDVVIGHRLPNSPAWPDTVAVTTLAFEPLDIAVGAGHRLAGRASLGPVDLRGERWVSVREGFPLEGAIEMIGTLAGEEVDVAHRINEFFVAASVVESGRCISLMPRYTVSAEHFPRLVCIPLREPALGRYIDVLTRPEALERAAVQQVLVGLGAVMAALVTNSGPILWSHA; from the coding sequence ATGGAAATCGGTCAGTTGAGGGCACTGCGCGAGGTGCAGGCGAGGGGAAGCATTGCCGCGGCCGCGCTGGCACTGCACGTCACGGCGTCGTCCGTGTCCCAACAGCTCTCGGCACTCCAACGCAAGGCTGGCACGCCCCTGACCTACAAATTGGGCCGCCGCACAGCGCTGACCCCGGCAGGGCTGGCGCTGTGCCGGGCCACCGTAGAGGTTGAAGTGGCGCTGGCACGGGCGGACGCCGCCGTGGACTCCTTCAAGGACAGCGTGGGCGAACCCGTCAGAGTGGCCGCCTTCCACAGTGCAGGGCTAGCGTTCTTTGGCCCGTTGGAGGCACGGCTGGCGGACGACGCCGGCACCTCCTTACGCCTGTATGACCAGGATGTGGCCCAGGACGAGTTTGTTGCACTGACGGCCGACTACGACGTGGTCATCGGCCACCGTTTGCCCAATAGCCCTGCCTGGCCCGACACCGTGGCCGTCACCACTTTGGCCTTTGAGCCTCTCGACATTGCCGTAGGCGCCGGGCATAGGCTGGCCGGACGGGCTTCGTTGGGCCCGGTAGATCTGCGCGGCGAACGGTGGGTTTCCGTGCGGGAGGGCTTCCCGCTGGAGGGCGCCATTGAAATGATCGGCACACTGGCAGGGGAGGAGGTGGACGTAGCCCACCGCATCAACGAGTTCTTCGTGGCGGCCTCGGTGGTGGAGAGCGGACGCTGTATTTCCTTGATGCCACGGTACACGGTCAGCGCAGAGCACTTCCCGCGACTGGTGTGCATCCCGCTGCGGGAGCCGGCATTGGGCCGCTACATCGACGTCCTGACCCGCCCCGAGGCGCTGGAGCGGGCAGCTGTCCAGCAAGTGCTGGTGGGCCTGGGAGCGGTCATGGCCGCGCTGGTGACCAACAGTGGGCCGATACTGTGGAGCCATGCCTGA
- the rplI gene encoding 50S ribosomal protein L9 produces MAKLILTHEVTGLGTSGDIVEVKNGYARNYLLPRGFALTWSKGGEKQVELIKAARAAHEHASIEAAQAQAAALSAKPVKLTVKAGETGRLFGTVKTDDVAKAVAAAGLGNIDKRKIELPTHIKSVGTFKANVRLYEDVTAVVTLNVVAGK; encoded by the coding sequence ATGGCAAAGCTCATTTTGACCCACGAAGTTACCGGTCTCGGTACCTCAGGTGACATCGTCGAGGTGAAGAACGGTTACGCACGTAACTATCTTCTGCCGCGCGGTTTCGCCCTCACCTGGTCCAAGGGTGGCGAGAAGCAGGTTGAGTTGATCAAGGCTGCCCGCGCCGCCCACGAGCACGCTTCCATCGAAGCTGCTCAGGCCCAGGCTGCTGCTCTCTCCGCCAAGCCGGTCAAGCTGACCGTCAAGGCCGGCGAGACCGGACGCCTCTTCGGCACCGTCAAGACTGACGATGTTGCAAAGGCTGTTGCTGCTGCCGGTCTCGGCAACATCGACAAGCGCAAGATTGAACTGCCCACCCACATCAAGTCGGTTGGCACGTTCAAGGCAAACGTGCGTCTGTACGAAGACGTCACCGCTGTTGTCACCTTGAACGTGGTTGCAGGCAAGTAG
- a CDS encoding MATE family efflux transporter — translation MPETSPRRSTSRQILHLAVPAFGALIAEPLFLLADSAIVGHLGVVQLAGVGLAATVLQTVVGLMVFLAYSTTPAVARLLGAGRRAEALAVGRDGLWLALGLGLVLLAAGWLSAGPLLSAMGAGGDVLGFAHEYLMVSLAGIPAMLLVLAAMGVLRGLQDTRTPLAVAGAGFTVNIVLNFALVYGLGMSVAGAALGTVLAQWGMAAVYLVIVVRASRAEGVGLRPDWAGIRTVSRVGSWLMIRTLSLRVAILATVLVVTAQGPVNLAAHQLAMTLFTFLAFALDALAIAAQALIGKELGAGNVASVRLLTRTMTSWGLGFGVLTGLGLWAVAGGVGWIFTNDVGVHQALGAALLVMAIGQPLAGYVFVLDGVLIGAGDVRYLALAGLANLAVYLPLLFWIDDSSVGDSPAALAWLWAAFSLGYMAARALTLGLRARTGRWMRVGIPGVRDGAGPG, via the coding sequence ATGCCTGAAACCTCGCCGCGACGCTCAACGTCCCGGCAGATCCTCCACCTTGCCGTGCCGGCATTTGGTGCGCTCATCGCCGAGCCGTTGTTTCTGCTGGCGGATTCGGCCATTGTGGGCCATCTTGGCGTAGTGCAGCTGGCCGGCGTGGGCCTTGCCGCGACGGTGCTGCAGACAGTGGTGGGGCTCATGGTGTTCCTGGCGTATTCCACCACCCCGGCCGTGGCACGGCTGCTGGGAGCTGGACGCCGTGCCGAAGCGCTGGCCGTGGGCCGGGACGGGCTGTGGCTGGCCCTGGGCCTTGGTCTGGTGCTGCTTGCGGCCGGGTGGCTCAGCGCCGGCCCGCTGCTCTCGGCCATGGGCGCCGGCGGTGACGTGCTTGGCTTCGCCCACGAATATCTGATGGTCAGCCTTGCCGGGATCCCCGCCATGCTGTTGGTGCTTGCGGCCATGGGCGTGTTGCGCGGTTTGCAGGACACGCGCACACCGCTGGCTGTTGCAGGCGCCGGTTTTACCGTTAACATCGTGCTGAATTTCGCGCTGGTGTACGGGCTGGGGATGTCGGTGGCCGGGGCCGCACTTGGCACCGTCCTGGCCCAGTGGGGCATGGCCGCGGTCTACCTGGTGATCGTGGTCCGGGCCTCCCGTGCCGAAGGAGTGGGCCTGCGCCCTGACTGGGCTGGCATCCGCACAGTCTCCCGCGTGGGCAGTTGGCTGATGATCCGCACCCTTTCCCTGCGGGTTGCCATCCTGGCCACCGTGCTGGTGGTCACGGCCCAGGGCCCCGTCAACCTGGCCGCACACCAACTCGCCATGACGCTTTTCACCTTCCTCGCCTTCGCTCTCGATGCCTTGGCCATCGCGGCCCAAGCACTTATTGGCAAGGAACTAGGCGCAGGAAATGTTGCAAGTGTGAGGCTTTTGACCCGGACCATGACTAGCTGGGGCCTGGGCTTCGGTGTGCTGACCGGCCTGGGCCTGTGGGCGGTGGCCGGTGGAGTGGGCTGGATTTTCACCAACGACGTGGGTGTGCACCAAGCGCTCGGCGCGGCGCTGCTGGTCATGGCGATAGGTCAGCCGCTGGCTGGCTATGTGTTTGTGCTCGACGGCGTCCTCATCGGCGCCGGCGACGTCCGGTACCTGGCGCTGGCCGGGCTCGCAAACCTGGCGGTGTACCTCCCGCTGCTGTTCTGGATCGATGATTCCTCCGTGGGGGACAGCCCGGCGGCACTCGCGTGGTTATGGGCTGCCTTTAGCCTGGGCTACATGGCGGCACGCGCACTGACACTGGGATTGCGTGCCCGCACCGGACGCTGGATGCGCGTAGGCATCCCCGGGGTCCGCGACGGTGCGGGGCCCGGCTAG
- the dnaB gene encoding replicative DNA helicase, giving the protein MSAPAMDKSGSSREPDFARTPPQDLVAEQSVLGGMMLSKDAIADVVEVLRGNDFYRPSHESVYEAILDLYGRGEPADAVTVADELTKRGEIAKVGGAAYLHQLIQSVPTAANAGFYAEIVAERAVLRRLVTAGTKIVQMGYAQDGEVEDVVNAAQAEIFAVAERRTTEDYVILKDVMESTVDEIEASGHKGEGMTGVPTGFYEFDELTNGLHPGQMIVIAARPAVGKALALDTALPTPTGWTTMGEVNVGDAVLAADGTPTTVVAATEVMLERPCFEVTFDDGSILIADAEHQWLTDTRSSQKSAQAGDHPQIMAEVRTTAQIADTLRCNTQDDRLNHSVRNAAALDLPVADLPIGPYMLGAWLSDGASASARVRNADDEVFMRISAEGYQLNDTDHGSLQAVLRSNSLLGNKHIPDAYLRASVAQRRDVLAGLLDTKGTVTSSGCVQFAVTSLALAQGARELIHSLGYRTGWSQKRVNGHTEQSSTCYTITFATNDVVFGLTRKQLLHKEPDARATPKRNQRFIKSVRAVDSVPVRCIQIAHSSHLYLAGRSFIPTHNSTFALDWARSAAITHNMATVVFSLEMGRNELAMRLLSAEATISLQDLRKGTVKDDQWSKIATTMGKMNDAPLFIDDSPNMSLMEIRAKCRRLKQQHNLKLVILDYLQLMSSGKKVESRQQEVSEFSRALKLLAKELQVPVVALSQLNRGSEQRTDKKPMVSDLRESGSIEQDADMVILLHREDMYDKESARAGEADVIVAKHRNGPTKTITVGFQGHYSRFANMANDGGGGDSY; this is encoded by the coding sequence ATGAGTGCTCCAGCAATGGACAAGTCTGGATCCTCCAGGGAGCCGGACTTTGCCCGGACACCCCCGCAGGACCTTGTAGCCGAGCAAAGCGTCTTGGGCGGCATGATGCTCTCCAAAGACGCCATTGCCGACGTGGTGGAAGTCTTGCGCGGAAACGACTTCTACCGTCCGTCCCATGAAAGCGTCTACGAGGCCATCTTGGACCTATACGGCCGTGGCGAACCAGCCGACGCCGTCACGGTGGCCGATGAACTGACCAAGCGCGGTGAAATCGCCAAGGTTGGCGGGGCGGCCTACCTTCACCAACTCATACAGTCAGTTCCCACGGCGGCCAACGCCGGGTTCTACGCCGAGATCGTGGCCGAACGTGCCGTATTGCGCCGACTGGTCACGGCCGGCACCAAGATCGTCCAGATGGGGTACGCCCAGGACGGTGAGGTTGAGGACGTCGTCAACGCCGCCCAGGCTGAGATTTTTGCTGTCGCCGAGCGCCGGACCACCGAGGACTATGTCATCCTCAAGGACGTCATGGAGTCCACCGTGGATGAAATCGAGGCATCCGGCCACAAGGGCGAAGGCATGACGGGGGTGCCCACAGGATTCTACGAATTTGATGAGCTGACCAACGGTTTGCACCCCGGCCAGATGATTGTCATCGCCGCCAGGCCGGCCGTTGGCAAGGCGCTCGCCCTTGACACGGCGCTCCCTACCCCTACTGGTTGGACGACCATGGGGGAGGTAAACGTTGGCGACGCCGTCCTGGCCGCCGACGGCACACCCACCACAGTGGTTGCCGCCACCGAGGTCATGCTCGAGAGGCCCTGTTTTGAGGTGACTTTTGATGACGGCAGCATTCTGATTGCCGACGCCGAGCACCAGTGGCTCACTGACACCCGGTCATCTCAGAAGTCGGCGCAAGCTGGTGACCACCCACAAATCATGGCGGAGGTGCGAACCACCGCCCAAATCGCCGATACCCTGCGGTGCAACACACAGGACGACCGGCTAAACCATTCCGTCCGGAATGCGGCCGCGTTGGATCTCCCTGTGGCCGACCTGCCCATTGGGCCCTACATGCTCGGGGCCTGGCTCAGTGACGGCGCGTCCGCTTCGGCACGGGTGAGGAATGCCGATGACGAAGTCTTCATGCGCATCTCCGCTGAGGGTTACCAACTGAACGATACGGATCATGGCTCGCTCCAAGCAGTTCTGCGCTCCAACTCACTCCTGGGCAACAAGCACATTCCTGATGCTTACCTCCGGGCAAGTGTTGCCCAGAGGCGGGACGTTCTGGCTGGCCTGCTGGACACCAAAGGCACGGTCACCTCAAGCGGCTGTGTCCAGTTTGCTGTCACGAGCCTGGCATTGGCCCAGGGCGCACGGGAACTCATCCATAGCCTCGGTTACCGGACCGGATGGTCTCAAAAGCGGGTTAACGGGCACACTGAGCAGTCCTCGACCTGTTACACGATCACATTCGCTACCAACGATGTTGTCTTTGGGCTGACCCGTAAGCAACTGTTGCACAAGGAACCGGACGCTCGGGCCACGCCCAAGCGTAACCAGCGCTTCATCAAATCGGTACGCGCTGTTGACTCTGTGCCGGTGAGGTGCATCCAAATCGCCCACAGCAGCCATCTGTATCTGGCTGGACGCTCTTTCATTCCTACGCATAATTCAACGTTCGCACTTGACTGGGCCAGATCCGCCGCCATCACACACAATATGGCAACCGTTGTCTTTTCCCTGGAAATGGGCCGGAACGAGCTGGCCATGCGCCTGCTCTCCGCCGAGGCCACTATCAGCTTGCAGGACCTCCGCAAGGGAACTGTCAAGGACGACCAATGGTCAAAAATCGCCACCACCATGGGCAAGATGAATGACGCCCCGCTGTTCATTGATGATTCCCCCAACATGTCCTTGATGGAGATCCGTGCCAAGTGCCGGCGCCTGAAGCAGCAGCACAACCTCAAACTTGTCATCCTTGACTACTTGCAGCTGATGTCCTCCGGCAAGAAGGTGGAGTCGCGACAGCAGGAAGTTTCCGAATTCTCCCGTGCCCTGAAACTCTTGGCCAAGGAGTTGCAGGTTCCTGTGGTGGCCTTGTCACAGCTGAACCGTGGATCCGAGCAGCGCACAGACAAGAAGCCGATGGTCTCCGACCTGCGTGAATCCGGATCGATCGAGCAGGACGCCGACATGGTCATCTTGCTCCACCGCGAGGACATGTACGACAAGGAGTCGGCCCGTGCCGGTGAGGCTGACGTGATTGTGGCCAAGCACCGTAACGGTCCCACCAAGACCATTACGGTCGGATTCCAGGGCCACTATTCACGTTTCGCCAACATGGCCAACGACGGCGGAGGCGGCGACAGCTACTAG
- a CDS encoding DMT family transporter: protein MTNLRTRFGVDIALLAVAVVWGGSYLVAKELTTTASVPAVLGWRFLVASLALSVLWAWRVRRFPGRAELMVGVVLGLTQAAVLFLETFGVALTSASNAGLLIALTVIFTPLLDAVAARRWLPRSFFVAAAVCVVGVALLVSGDGFRAPNAGDLLMLAAAGVRSGHVTLLGSLTRNKPFSSITVTLIQSALCAVWGIAADPLGMVRAAGAFGPSGWLGVLYLGLAASVFAFLVQLWAVRRTSASRASLLMGTEPVWAVMVGVFFAGEVLGWLGALGALLIVAGCYAGQRIEARFRARLAPDPVPQPGPAPVHEPGVEPVHAP, encoded by the coding sequence GTGACTAATTTGCGAACCCGCTTCGGCGTTGACATCGCCCTGCTTGCCGTTGCCGTGGTGTGGGGCGGCAGCTATTTGGTGGCGAAAGAGCTCACCACCACCGCGTCGGTGCCGGCCGTGCTGGGATGGCGGTTCCTGGTGGCATCGTTGGCGCTATCGGTGCTGTGGGCCTGGCGGGTTCGCCGGTTCCCGGGGCGGGCTGAACTGATGGTCGGTGTGGTGCTGGGGCTTACGCAGGCCGCCGTGTTGTTCTTGGAGACCTTTGGTGTGGCATTGACAAGTGCCAGCAATGCCGGGCTGCTCATCGCCTTGACCGTCATCTTCACGCCATTGCTGGACGCCGTAGCGGCCCGGCGCTGGCTGCCGCGCAGCTTCTTTGTGGCCGCCGCGGTGTGTGTTGTGGGTGTGGCACTACTGGTTTCCGGCGACGGATTCCGGGCACCCAACGCCGGGGACCTGCTTATGCTCGCCGCCGCGGGCGTCCGCTCCGGCCACGTGACCCTGCTGGGATCGTTGACGCGAAACAAACCCTTCAGTTCCATCACCGTGACGCTCATCCAGTCCGCGTTGTGCGCCGTATGGGGAATCGCGGCCGACCCGCTGGGGATGGTCCGTGCCGCGGGCGCGTTTGGCCCGTCCGGCTGGCTGGGCGTACTCTACCTGGGGCTGGCTGCCAGCGTGTTCGCGTTCCTGGTTCAGCTGTGGGCCGTACGGCGCACCTCGGCCTCCCGCGCCAGCCTGCTCATGGGGACCGAACCTGTGTGGGCCGTTATGGTCGGGGTGTTCTTTGCCGGCGAGGTGCTTGGTTGGCTTGGCGCCCTGGGCGCCCTGCTGATTGTGGCGGGCTGCTACGCCGGGCAGCGGATCGAGGCGAGGTTCCGGGCACGGTTGGCACCTGACCCCGTCCCGCAACCTGGCCCCGCGCCCGTGCACGAGCCCGGCGTCGAGCCCGTGCACGCGCCCTAG
- the rpsR gene encoding 30S ribosomal protein S18, which translates to MAKAELRKPKPKSNPLKAADITVIDYKDVALLRKFISDRGKIRARRVTGVTVQEQRKIAQAIKNAREVALLPYSGAGRG; encoded by the coding sequence ATGGCTAAGGCTGAACTCCGTAAGCCCAAACCAAAGTCCAATCCCTTGAAGGCCGCTGACATCACCGTCATCGACTACAAGGACGTAGCATTGCTGCGCAAATTCATCTCTGACCGTGGAAAAATCCGTGCACGTCGTGTCACGGGTGTCACGGTTCAGGAGCAGCGCAAAATCGCCCAGGCAATCAAGAATGCCCGCGAAGTTGCATTGCTGCCCTACTCCGGCGCTGGCCGCGGTTAA
- a CDS encoding single-stranded DNA-binding protein, with translation MAGETTITVIGNLTSDPELRFTPSGSAVANFTIASTPRTLDRQSNEWKDGETLFLRASIWREAAENVAESLTKGTRVIVSGRLKSRTYDTKEGEKRTVMELEVDEIGPSLRYANAKVNRTQRSGGQGGGNFGGGNGGQGGNFGGGNAGGGQGGFGSSSGGGNFGGNGGQQQQAAPASDPWATPGGGSSGWGAGPDNSEPPF, from the coding sequence ATGGCAGGCGAAACCACTATCACGGTCATTGGTAATCTCACCAGTGACCCGGAACTTCGGTTTACCCCGAGCGGTTCAGCAGTAGCGAACTTCACCATTGCGTCGACTCCGCGGACCTTAGACCGTCAGTCAAACGAGTGGAAGGACGGCGAAACGCTGTTCCTCCGCGCGTCGATCTGGCGTGAAGCGGCCGAGAACGTTGCCGAGTCCCTGACAAAGGGTACCCGCGTGATCGTTTCGGGCCGGCTGAAGTCGCGGACCTACGACACCAAAGAAGGCGAAAAGCGCACCGTCATGGAGCTTGAGGTCGACGAGATCGGCCCCTCGCTGCGCTACGCCAATGCCAAAGTCAACCGCACCCAGCGCTCCGGCGGTCAGGGTGGCGGTAACTTCGGTGGCGGCAACGGCGGCCAGGGCGGTAACTTCGGTGGCGGCAACGCTGGCGGAGGCCAAGGCGGCTTTGGCTCCAGTTCCGGCGGAGGAAACTTCGGCGGCAATGGTGGCCAGCAGCAGCAAGCTGCCCCGGCATCCGATCCCTGGGCCACGCCCGGTGGCGGATCATCCGGTTGGGGTGCGGGCCCGGATAACTCCGAGCCTCCCTTCTAA